The Bacillus sp. B-jedd sequence CATTCAAAGAATTGCACTGATCCTTACAGTTATCGGCGCCATTAACTGGGGCCTGGTTGGTTTCTTTCAATTTGATTTAGTCGCAGCTATATTTGGCGGCCAGGACTCTGGAATTTCCCGGATTGTTTACGGCTTGGTTGGAATAGCCGGCTTAATCAACATCGGACTTCTTTTTGCCCCGAGCCATGAGAGGGAAGAAGCGCACCAAGCTAAACCACAAGGTAATCGCTAAACAACAGGCCCTGCCGGCTCAATCCGGCAGGGCCTGTTTTCTAATTCTCCTGAATTTCCTTGCGGTTCTTCCTGAAGAGCTTCGATAATACCTCATAGACAATTGGCACAATGATAAGCGTAAGCAAGGTTGAGCTTGTCAATCCGCCGATTACAGTAATGCCAAGTCCTTTAGAAATCAATCCCCCGCCGCCATTCCCCATGGCAAGCGGCACGAGGGCGCCAATGGTCGCGATAGCAGTCATCAGGATTGGCCGCAGTCGCGTCGCGCCAGCTTCCAGGATCGCTTCACGCATCGCCATTCCGCTCCGTTCCATCCGAATGATTCGATCCACGAGTACGATGGCATTTGTAACAACAATCCCAATCAACATTAACAAGCCCATCATGACAGGAACTGAAATGGTTTCCCCTGCGATGAACAGCCCCGCAAATGAACCAATGACTGTAAATGGAAGTGAGAACAGGATGGCAAATGGCGCCAGACCCTCGCCAAACGTTACAACAAGAATAAAGTAGACGATGGCGATTGCGGCAAGCATGGCAGCGCCAAGCTGGGTGAAGGTCTCGGTCATGTCCGCCTGAACTCCCGCTGTTTCAACCGTAACTCCCTTTGGTAAATCCAGTTTATCAATTCCTTTTTCTATATCAGCTGTTACCTTAGAAATATCATCACCTATTACTGTGCCGGAAACAGTTGCGTAGTAATCACCTTTGCTCCGGGCCAGCGTATTTAGGGTTGTTCCTTTTTCTACAGTAACAAGCTCCGAAAGCGGCATGGTTGTTCCAATCGCAGTAGGAACTGGTGTCGCCAAAATCTCATCGATTGATTTAGGCATAGTCGTTTCCTGTTTATGTTGGACGATGACATCCAGAGAGGCTCCATCTTTTTCAACCGTTGTGATGAAATCCTTTGAGTTGTCCGGATTTAGCATCATGATCAGCTGGCCTGTTGTCAGCCCGTATTTCATCAATTCATCTTGTTCCGTCCTGAAAGTATACTCAATATAAGGATCCTCGTTGCTGGATGTCACTTTTTCAAGTCCTTCATTTTTCTTAAGAACTTCTTCGGTCAGTTTGACAGACTGATTCAGTTTATCAAGATCCTCGCTGTAAAGTGCATAGCTGACCTCATTGGAATTCATGGCCATAGATGAAAAGTTCTGGCTTTTCCATGTGCCGGATTGTTTGATATCCGCGACATACTCCTCTATCTCTTTCCTCACTTCAGGGAAATTTTCCATTTCAGGATCGAAAATCAGATACATCAGTGCACCGTCCCCGGCTCCCCCCATCATCGCTGCCATTGGGTCGCCGCTTTCAGTTACCGAAATTTGAACAATATCGATATCTTCGCGTTTCAGCATTTTTTCTTCGACCGCTTGCACATTCTTTAAAGTTTCATCCTTCAGTTCGC is a genomic window containing:
- a CDS encoding DUF378 domain-containing protein codes for the protein MSTIQRIALILTVIGAINWGLVGFFQFDLVAAIFGGQDSGISRIVYGLVGIAGLINIGLLFAPSHEREEAHQAKPQGNR